The Methylacidimicrobium sp. B4 genome contains a region encoding:
- the rbfA gene encoding 30S ribosome-binding factor RbfA, whose translation MGTHRTVRVSEVIRKELSEYFRREVSLEGLLLTIAAVETTPDLKEAFVFVSAWQSPLRNEELLSLLHRHRREWQHRLGKKLQSKFTPQLTFRLDDSLERGDRILRILQEIESEGEEGEKPPAPES comes from the coding sequence ATGGGTACACATCGAACCGTCCGGGTGTCAGAAGTCATCCGAAAGGAACTTTCGGAATACTTTCGCAGGGAAGTCTCACTCGAAGGCTTGCTGCTGACCATTGCTGCGGTCGAAACGACTCCGGATCTGAAAGAGGCTTTCGTCTTCGTCAGCGCATGGCAGTCTCCCCTGCGGAACGAAGAGCTGCTCTCTCTCCTCCATCGCCACCGCAGGGAGTGGCAGCATCGGCTCGGCAAGAAGCTCCAGTCCAAGTTTACACCCCAGCTGACCTTTCGCCTCGACGACTCCCTGGAACGAGGGGATCGCATCCTGCGCATTCTCCAGGAAATCGAGAGCGAGGGCGAAGAGGGGGAGAAACCGCCGGCTCCGGAAAGCTAA
- the infB gene encoding translation initiation factor IF-2 — protein MPKTKQTLSPPEQRDDRTISAGHAALTEAPPKPVAPPPEPEEGSAPPAQKTISLRGPIAVKELAGLLEIKPFQLIHHLMEMNIFPTLTQLLDEDVARKVSNRMGFEVQTERKERHGPPPPPPKVIEEPPPAREVKPELQARCPVVAFLGHVDHGKTTLLDAIRHTRVAAGEAGGITQHIGAYTISRGGKSITFIDTPGHEAFTAMRARGASITDLVVLVVAADDGAMPQTMEAIDHARAAGVPILVAINKIDAPGANPLRVKTQLQERGLVPEEFGGETIFCEVSALKGKGIDHLLEMILLQAEVLELHAPFHGPAVGRVIEAQMETGRGPTATVLVQKGILHAGDIAVCGPYWGRIRALINDLGKTVREAMPSTPVKVLGLSGLPSPGEELIVESDERKARQTAEERLAALKRPRQEDGPKITLENLFAAIAEGQRKTLHLVLKGDTQGSIEALIGQLQKIPSNKVELSIIHSAAGPVTESDILLAKASEGIVIGFNVKTDSSAAAAAKREGVQIKLFSIIYELVDQVRDAMAGLLEPELRETVLGTALVKKVFELNKFSVAGVLVQSGRMVRKGQARVLRGKQPIYDGSIQTLKRFQDEVPEVRAGLECGMRLGNFDDYEPNDTIQCYQLERVPQSL, from the coding sequence ATGCCCAAGACCAAGCAGACCCTGTCGCCTCCGGAGCAGAGGGACGATCGCACCATCTCCGCAGGGCACGCTGCTCTGACGGAAGCACCTCCCAAGCCAGTTGCCCCGCCACCGGAGCCCGAAGAGGGCTCCGCACCCCCTGCCCAGAAAACGATTTCCCTTCGGGGGCCGATTGCGGTCAAGGAGCTGGCGGGCCTTCTGGAAATCAAGCCCTTCCAATTGATTCATCATCTCATGGAGATGAACATCTTCCCTACCCTGACCCAGCTGTTGGACGAGGATGTCGCCCGAAAGGTTTCGAACCGCATGGGCTTCGAGGTGCAGACGGAGCGCAAGGAGCGTCACGGACCCCCGCCGCCGCCCCCCAAGGTGATCGAAGAACCGCCGCCCGCCCGGGAGGTAAAGCCCGAGTTGCAGGCTCGCTGTCCCGTCGTAGCCTTTCTCGGTCATGTCGATCACGGAAAAACCACCTTGCTGGATGCGATCCGGCACACCCGGGTTGCCGCGGGGGAGGCCGGAGGGATCACCCAGCACATTGGAGCCTATACGATCAGCCGCGGCGGCAAATCGATCACCTTCATCGACACCCCCGGCCACGAAGCGTTTACCGCAATGAGGGCTCGGGGAGCTTCGATCACCGACCTGGTCGTGCTCGTCGTTGCGGCCGACGACGGTGCCATGCCGCAGACGATGGAGGCCATCGATCATGCCCGGGCGGCGGGAGTTCCGATCCTGGTCGCCATCAACAAGATCGATGCTCCGGGAGCGAACCCGCTCCGAGTGAAGACTCAGCTCCAGGAACGCGGATTGGTCCCGGAAGAGTTTGGCGGAGAGACCATCTTCTGCGAAGTCTCCGCGCTGAAAGGGAAAGGGATCGATCATCTTCTCGAGATGATCCTTCTCCAGGCGGAGGTTCTCGAGCTGCATGCTCCCTTTCATGGTCCGGCGGTCGGCCGGGTAATCGAGGCACAGATGGAGACGGGGCGAGGACCGACGGCGACCGTCCTGGTTCAGAAAGGGATCCTGCATGCGGGAGACATCGCGGTGTGCGGGCCGTATTGGGGACGGATCCGGGCGCTCATCAACGATCTGGGGAAGACGGTGCGGGAGGCGATGCCATCCACCCCTGTCAAGGTCCTCGGCTTGAGCGGCCTCCCTTCGCCGGGAGAAGAGCTGATCGTAGAGAGCGACGAGCGCAAGGCGAGGCAGACCGCAGAAGAACGGCTCGCAGCGCTCAAGCGTCCCCGGCAGGAAGACGGTCCGAAGATCACGTTGGAAAATCTCTTCGCGGCGATCGCCGAGGGTCAGCGCAAGACGCTGCACTTGGTGCTCAAGGGGGACACTCAGGGATCGATCGAAGCCCTGATCGGCCAACTCCAAAAGATTCCCAGCAACAAGGTGGAGCTATCGATCATTCATTCCGCAGCTGGCCCGGTAACCGAGTCAGATATTCTTCTGGCCAAGGCGTCGGAGGGGATCGTGATCGGCTTCAACGTCAAGACCGATAGCTCCGCCGCGGCCGCCGCCAAGCGGGAAGGGGTCCAGATCAAGCTCTTCAGCATTATTTACGAGCTCGTCGACCAAGTCCGGGACGCCATGGCGGGACTGCTCGAACCGGAGCTCCGTGAAACGGTGCTCGGTACGGCGCTCGTCAAGAAGGTGTTTGAGCTCAATAAATTTTCGGTTGCGGGTGTCCTGGTACAGTCGGGCAGAATGGTCCGTAAGGGTCAGGCCCGGGTGCTCCGCGGCAAGCAGCCGATTTACGATGGGAGCATCCAAACCCTCAAACGCTTTCAGGACGAGGTCCCGGAGGTCCGGGCGGGACTCGAGTGCGGCATGCGCCTGGGGAATTTCGATGATTACGAGCCGAACGACACCATCCAGTGCTATCAGCTGGAGCGAGTTCCCCAAAGCCTCTGA